The following are from one region of the Haemophilus parainfluenzae genome:
- the smpB gene encoding SsrA-binding protein SmpB gives MTKKKVKVGSNTIALNKRARHEYFIEDEIEAGLELQGWEVKSMRAGKANISDSYIIFKNGEAYLFGAAIQPLSLASTHVVCDPTRTRKLLLNKRELDNLFGKSSRDGFTIVALSLYWKGAWAKIKIGLAKGKKQHDKRDDIKEREWKVAKERIMKNAHRG, from the coding sequence ATGACCAAGAAGAAAGTCAAAGTCGGCTCCAACACCATTGCGTTAAATAAACGAGCAAGACACGAATATTTTATTGAAGATGAAATTGAAGCCGGCCTTGAATTACAAGGTTGGGAAGTGAAATCAATGCGCGCAGGTAAAGCCAATATCAGCGACAGCTATATCATTTTTAAAAACGGGGAAGCCTATTTATTTGGTGCGGCCATTCAACCATTAAGCTTGGCTTCTACCCACGTGGTTTGCGATCCGACGCGTACGCGAAAGCTTTTATTGAATAAACGTGAACTGGATAATCTTTTCGGTAAATCAAGCCGTGATGGTTTTACCATTGTTGCCCTTTCTCTTTATTGGAAAGGTGCTTGGGCAAAGATCAAAATCGGTCTTGCGAAAGGTAAAAAACAACATGATAAACGTGATGATATTAAAGAGCGTGAATGGAAAGTAGCGAAAGAGCGTATTATGAAAAATGCACATCGTGGATAA
- the ispB gene encoding octaprenyl diphosphate synthase, whose protein sequence is MNKQDLMDMHAIQALTDADMQKVNQAILAQINSDVPMVNQLGFYIVQGGGKRIRPLIAVLAARALGYESDKVATCATFVEFIHTASLLHDDVVDESDMRRGRATANSAFGNAASVLVGDFIYTRAFQLVAQLQSLDILRIMADATNVLAEGEVQQLMNVNDPDTTEESYMRVIYSKTARLFEVAAQSVAIVAGAEKSIETAFQEYGRYLGTAFQLVDDVLDYSANAAALGKNVGDDLAEGKPTLPLLHAMRHGNPQQAALIREAIEQGGKRDAINDVLAIMAEHKSLDYAMDRAKQEAQKAVDAIALLPKSEYKKALISLAYLSVDRTY, encoded by the coding sequence ATGAACAAACAAGATTTAATGGATATGCATGCCATCCAAGCATTAACAGATGCGGATATGCAGAAAGTCAACCAAGCCATTTTAGCACAAATTAACTCCGATGTGCCGATGGTTAATCAGCTTGGTTTTTATATTGTGCAAGGTGGCGGAAAACGTATTCGACCACTTATTGCGGTTTTAGCGGCGCGTGCATTAGGTTACGAAAGCGACAAAGTGGCGACTTGTGCTACCTTTGTGGAATTTATTCACACCGCATCTTTATTACATGATGATGTGGTGGATGAATCGGATATGCGTCGTGGTCGCGCAACGGCAAACTCTGCCTTTGGTAATGCCGCTAGCGTATTAGTGGGTGACTTCATTTATACTCGTGCATTCCAATTAGTGGCGCAATTACAATCGCTAGATATTCTTCGCATTATGGCAGATGCCACCAACGTGTTGGCTGAAGGTGAAGTTCAACAATTGATGAACGTGAACGATCCGGATACCACGGAAGAAAGCTATATGCGTGTGATTTATAGTAAAACGGCACGCTTATTTGAAGTGGCAGCACAATCTGTGGCGATTGTTGCTGGTGCTGAAAAATCAATTGAAACCGCATTTCAAGAATATGGTCGCTATCTTGGTACCGCATTCCAATTAGTGGATGACGTGCTAGATTACAGTGCTAACGCTGCGGCATTAGGTAAAAATGTGGGTGACGACCTCGCCGAAGGTAAACCGACTCTTCCTTTATTACACGCAATGCGTCACGGCAATCCACAACAAGCCGCGCTTATTCGTGAAGCTATTGAACAAGGCGGAAAACGTGATGCGATCAATGACGTACTTGCAATTATGGCAGAACATAAATCTCTCGACTACGCAATGGATCGTGCAAAACAAGAAGCTCAAAAAGCGGTTGATGCCATTGCCTTATTACCTAAAAGCGAATACAAAAAAGCCTTAATTTCACTGGCTTATTTATCGGTAGACCGAACTTATTAA
- the rpmA gene encoding 50S ribosomal protein L27, whose protein sequence is MATKKAGGSTRNGRDSEAKRLGVKRFGGESVLAGSIIVRQRGTKFHAGNNVGMGRDHTLFATADGKVKFEVKGEKSRKYVSIVTE, encoded by the coding sequence ATGGCAACTAAAAAAGCTGGTGGTTCAACTCGTAACGGTCGTGATTCTGAAGCTAAACGCCTTGGTGTTAAACGTTTCGGTGGCGAATCTGTATTAGCAGGTAGCATCATTGTACGTCAACGTGGTACTAAATTCCACGCAGGTAACAACGTAGGTATGGGTCGTGACCACACCTTATTTGCTACCGCTGACGGTAAAGTAAAATTTGAAGTTAAAGGCGAGAAAAGCCGTAAATACGTAAGTATTGTAACTGAATAA
- the ykgO gene encoding type B 50S ribosomal protein L36, which produces MKVLSSLKSAKNRPGCKIVRRHGVVYVISKTNPRFKARQGGKKKG; this is translated from the coding sequence ATGAAAGTATTATCTTCACTCAAAAGCGCAAAAAACCGTCCTGGCTGCAAAATTGTTCGTCGCCACGGTGTCGTTTATGTCATTTCGAAAACCAACCCTCGCTTTAAAGCACGTCAAGGTGGGAAAAAGAAAGGTTAA
- the cgtA gene encoding Obg family GTPase CgtA translates to MKFIDEALIRVEAGDGGNGCVSFRREKFIPKGGPDGGDGGDGGDVYLVADENLNTLIDYRFTKRFAAERGENGHSSDCTGRRGKDITLRVPVGTRAIDNDTKEVLGDLTKHGAKMLVAKGGYHGLGNTRFKSSVNRAPRQKTMGTPGEKRDLLLELMLLADVGMLGLPNAGKSTFIRAVSAAKPKVADYPFTTLVPSLGVVKVDESHSFVVADIPGLIEGASDGAGLGIRFLKHLERCRVLIHLVDINPIDESDPADNIAIIESELFQYSEKLADKPRWLVFNKIDTMTEEEAHERAQEITERLGWEEGYHLISAATGKNVPPLCRDIMDFIEANPRDVEIEENKPEEVKFKWEDYHQEQLAEHQFDDEDDDWDDWDEEDEEGVEFIYKP, encoded by the coding sequence ATGAAATTTATTGATGAAGCCCTGATTCGTGTGGAAGCAGGGGATGGTGGAAACGGTTGTGTAAGTTTCCGCCGTGAAAAATTTATCCCCAAAGGTGGCCCTGATGGCGGTGATGGCGGTGATGGCGGTGATGTTTATTTGGTTGCAGACGAAAACTTAAATACCTTGATCGATTATCGCTTTACGAAACGTTTTGCCGCAGAACGCGGTGAGAATGGTCACAGCTCCGATTGTACTGGTCGCCGCGGTAAAGATATTACGTTACGTGTGCCGGTGGGAACGCGTGCAATTGATAATGATACTAAAGAAGTGCTTGGAGATTTAACAAAGCATGGAGCGAAAATGTTAGTGGCGAAAGGTGGTTATCATGGTTTAGGTAATACACGTTTTAAATCTTCGGTGAACCGTGCACCTCGCCAAAAAACTATGGGGACACCAGGTGAAAAACGCGATTTATTATTAGAATTAATGCTTCTTGCGGATGTCGGGATGTTAGGCTTACCAAATGCAGGTAAATCCACTTTTATTCGTGCCGTTTCAGCTGCAAAACCAAAAGTCGCTGATTATCCATTTACCACTTTAGTGCCAAGTTTAGGCGTAGTGAAAGTGGATGAGAGCCATAGCTTTGTAGTGGCAGATATTCCTGGATTGATTGAAGGCGCATCAGATGGTGCAGGTTTAGGAATTCGTTTCTTAAAACACTTGGAACGTTGTCGTGTGTTAATTCATTTAGTGGATATTAACCCAATTGATGAATCCGATCCTGCAGATAATATTGCGATCATCGAGTCAGAATTATTCCAATATAGCGAAAAATTGGCAGATAAACCGCGCTGGTTAGTCTTCAACAAAATTGATACGATGACAGAAGAAGAGGCGCATGAACGTGCTCAAGAGATTACCGAACGTCTTGGTTGGGAAGAAGGCTATCACCTTATTTCCGCCGCAACCGGTAAAAATGTGCCACCACTTTGTCGTGATATTATGGATTTCATTGAAGCGAATCCGCGTGACGTTGAAATAGAAGAAAATAAACCGGAAGAAGTGAAATTCAAATGGGAAGATTACCATCAAGAACAGCTCGCTGAACATCAATTTGATGATGAAGATGACGACTGGGATGATTGGGACGAAGAAGATGAAGAAGGCGTTGAGTTTATTTATAAACCTTAA
- a CDS encoding cell division protein ZapA, protein MSLKLVEVVVLGQVLRLNVPAEQEEILRQAARNLDLQVSEMKERTGLLQLDRVLSIVALNLSFELTQEKNKNAQIENVLCTRIQQLDHSLENALGGRTIVD, encoded by the coding sequence ATGTCATTAAAACTGGTTGAAGTTGTTGTATTAGGGCAAGTGCTGCGCTTGAATGTCCCTGCAGAACAAGAAGAGATTTTGCGTCAAGCGGCGCGTAATTTAGATCTTCAAGTGTCTGAAATGAAAGAGCGTACAGGTTTATTACAATTAGACCGTGTGCTTTCTATTGTTGCCTTGAATTTAAGTTTTGAATTAACCCAAGAAAAAAATAAAAATGCCCAGATTGAAAACGTGTTATGTACGCGAATTCAGCAGTTAGATCATTCTTTAGAGAATGCATTAGGTGGGCGTACCATCGTAGATTAA
- a CDS encoding DMT family transporter produces MKQQPLLGFLFALITAMAWGSLPIALKQVLSVMTPQTIVWYRFIVAFLALFILLAYKKKLPQFLKGGQFIWLVVIGVIGLSGNFFLFNSSLKFIDPSSAQIFIHFSSFGMLICGLFVFKEKLGLHQKIGLVLLLVGLVLFFNDRLDGFQGESRYLTGVLLSLAGSLIWVAYGMAQKLMLRRFSSPQILLMIYFGCLLVFTPVAEFSQVRELSPLAFGCLVYCCLNTLFGYGAYAEALNRWEVSKVSVVITLVPLFTIFFAHLAHYASPDNFAAPELNMISYIGAFVVVCGAILSAIGHKLLPQSK; encoded by the coding sequence ATGAAACAACAACCTCTTTTAGGATTTCTATTTGCTTTAATTACAGCGATGGCATGGGGATCTTTACCTATTGCGTTAAAACAGGTTTTATCCGTGATGACGCCACAAACGATCGTGTGGTATCGCTTTATTGTGGCATTTCTAGCACTCTTTATTTTGCTTGCCTATAAGAAAAAATTGCCACAATTTTTGAAAGGTGGTCAATTTATTTGGTTGGTAGTAATTGGTGTCATAGGATTGTCTGGCAACTTCTTCTTATTTAATAGCTCACTTAAGTTTATCGATCCTTCTTCGGCTCAAATTTTTATTCACTTTTCCTCTTTTGGCATGTTGATTTGCGGTCTTTTTGTCTTTAAAGAAAAGCTTGGATTACACCAAAAAATAGGTTTAGTCTTATTACTTGTAGGGTTAGTGCTTTTCTTCAATGATAGGCTAGATGGGTTTCAAGGGGAAAGTCGCTATTTAACGGGCGTATTATTAAGTCTGGCCGGCTCGTTAATTTGGGTTGCTTATGGTATGGCACAGAAATTAATGCTTCGCCGTTTTAGTTCACCACAAATTTTATTAATGATTTATTTCGGTTGTCTTTTGGTATTTACGCCTGTTGCTGAATTTTCCCAAGTGAGAGAACTCAGCCCGTTAGCGTTTGGTTGTTTGGTTTATTGTTGTTTAAATACCTTATTTGGTTATGGCGCTTATGCTGAAGCCCTTAATCGTTGGGAAGTTTCTAAAGTAAGCGTTGTGATTACCTTGGTACCGCTATTTACTATTTTCTTTGCTCATCTTGCGCATTATGCGAGCCCTGATAATTTTGCCGCGCCAGAATTAAATATGATTAGCTATATCGGGGCGTTTGTTGTAGTATGCGGAGCAATTTTGTCGGCAATCGGACATAAGTTATTACCGCAATCAAAGTAA
- the arcA gene encoding two-component system response regulator ArcA, with protein sequence MATPKILIVEDEAVTRNTLRGIFEAEGYEVLQAQDGAEMYRQLNSEMVNLIVLDINLPGKNGLLLGRELREKAAIPLIFLTGRDNEVDKILGLEIGADDYLTKPFNPRELTIRARNLLHRTMTLNGKETHLQRENYRFNGWTLDLNSHNLITPEGTEFKLPRSEFRAMLHFCENPGKLQTREELLLKMTGRELKPQDRTVDVTIRRIRKHFEDHPNTPEIIATVHGEGYRFCGELEE encoded by the coding sequence ATGGCTACCCCAAAAATTCTCATCGTGGAAGATGAAGCGGTAACCCGTAATACGTTAAGAGGAATTTTTGAAGCTGAGGGCTATGAGGTATTACAAGCACAAGATGGTGCGGAAATGTATCGTCAGTTAAACTCAGAAATGGTCAATCTCATCGTATTAGATATCAACTTACCTGGTAAAAATGGTTTATTACTGGGGCGTGAATTACGTGAGAAAGCTGCGATTCCATTAATCTTCCTCACGGGGAGAGATAACGAGGTCGATAAAATTTTAGGCTTGGAAATTGGGGCAGATGATTATCTCACTAAACCATTTAACCCAAGAGAACTCACCATTCGTGCACGAAATTTATTGCATCGCACCATGACACTAAATGGCAAAGAAACCCATTTACAACGTGAGAACTATCGTTTTAATGGTTGGACGCTGGATTTAAATAGCCATAATTTAATTACACCAGAAGGCACTGAATTTAAGCTGCCTCGCAGTGAATTCCGTGCCATGTTGCATTTCTGCGAAAACCCTGGCAAATTGCAAACTCGTGAAGAATTATTGCTAAAAATGACGGGACGTGAATTAAAACCACAAGATCGTACCGTGGATGTAACAATTCGTCGCATTCGAAAACATTTTGAAGATCATCCTAATACCCCTGAAATCATTGCTACCGTGCATGGCGAAGGCTATCGTTTCTGTGGTGAGTTAGAAGAATAA
- a CDS encoding type B 50S ribosomal protein L31: MKKGIHPENYRTVLFYDSNAKQGFLIRSCAKTNNTMKWEDGNEYPVFMCDTSSASHPFYTGKTRQIGNEGRASEFASRYGKFGAFKSK; the protein is encoded by the coding sequence ATGAAAAAAGGCATTCACCCTGAAAATTATCGTACTGTTTTATTTTATGATTCCAACGCAAAACAAGGCTTTCTCATTCGTTCTTGTGCTAAAACCAACAACACCATGAAATGGGAAGATGGTAATGAATACCCTGTATTTATGTGCGATACCTCATCTGCTTCTCACCCATTTTATACTGGTAAAACTCGTCAAATTGGTAATGAAGGTCGTGCAAGTGAATTTGCAAGCCGTTACGGTAAATTTGGCGCATTTAAATCAAAATAG
- a CDS encoding epoxyqueuosine reductase QueH: MTEEQIQPQSAVDSQPKFQKPRKQKVCKDPNAPFIREKLELPEGHNKLLLHSCCAPCSGEVMEAILASGIEFTIYFYNPNIHPLKEYLIRKEENIRFAQKFGIPFIDADYDRQQWFDRAKGMEWEPERGIRCTMCFDMRFEKAAEYAHEHGFPVFTSCLGISRWKDMDQINGCGHRAAEKYDDVIYWDYNWRKAGGSQRMIEISKRERFYQQEYCGCVYSLRDSNKWREETGRQKIEIGKLYYTPD; encoded by the coding sequence ATGACTGAAGAACAAATTCAACCGCAAAGTGCGGTCGATTCTCAACCTAAATTTCAAAAACCACGTAAACAAAAAGTGTGCAAGGATCCCAATGCGCCTTTTATTCGTGAAAAACTCGAATTACCTGAAGGGCATAATAAGCTACTTCTCCACTCTTGCTGTGCGCCTTGCTCAGGTGAAGTGATGGAAGCCATTTTGGCCTCAGGTATTGAGTTTACGATTTATTTTTACAACCCGAATATTCATCCATTAAAAGAATATTTAATTCGCAAAGAAGAAAACATCCGTTTCGCCCAAAAATTTGGGATTCCATTTATCGATGCAGACTACGATCGCCAGCAATGGTTTGATCGCGCAAAAGGTATGGAATGGGAGCCTGAACGTGGTATTCGTTGCACCATGTGTTTTGATATGCGTTTTGAAAAAGCCGCTGAATATGCTCATGAACATGGTTTCCCTGTATTTACTAGCTGTCTTGGTATTTCCCGTTGGAAAGATATGGATCAAATTAATGGTTGTGGTCACCGTGCGGCTGAAAAATATGATGATGTGATTTATTGGGATTACAACTGGCGTAAAGCTGGAGGATCGCAACGCATGATCGAAATCAGTAAGCGTGAACGTTTTTATCAACAGGAATATTGTGGCTGTGTTTATTCTTTACGAGACAGCAATAAATGGCGTGAAGAAACAGGGCGACAAAAAATTGAAATTGGTAAACTCTATTACACGCCAGACTAA
- the rplU gene encoding 50S ribosomal protein L21: MYAVFQSGGKQHRVSEGQVVRLEKLELATGATVEFDSVLMVVNGEDVKIGAPVVAGAKVVAEVVAQGRGDKVKIVKFRRRKHSRKQQGHRQWFTEVKITGIQA; encoded by the coding sequence ATGTACGCAGTTTTCCAAAGTGGCGGTAAACAACACCGTGTGAGCGAAGGTCAAGTCGTTCGTTTAGAAAAACTTGAACTTGCAACTGGCGCAACAGTTGAGTTCGACTCAGTGTTGATGGTCGTTAATGGTGAAGATGTTAAAATTGGTGCACCAGTAGTAGCTGGCGCGAAGGTAGTGGCTGAAGTTGTGGCACAAGGTCGTGGCGATAAAGTTAAAATCGTTAAGTTCCGTCGTCGTAAACACAGCCGTAAACAACAAGGTCATCGTCAGTGGTTCACAGAAGTGAAAATCACTGGGATTCAAGCATAA